The genomic segment CGGAAACATTCCAACTTTGATCTTTATTAATGCAATTTGGGCAGTTTTTTGTGCTTTGGCTTATTTTATAACTTTGCCAATGCATTTTTATGTTATGGCCACAGTTGTAGGATTTGTAATGGGAGGAATTCAGGCTCTGTCGCGTTCTACGTATTCAAAATTATTGCCTGAAACAGAAGATACCGCTTCCTTCTTTAGTTTTTATGATGTAGCAGAAAAAATTGGAATCGTAATAGGAATGTGCGTTTACGGAATTATCGATCAAATCACAGGAAGTCCGCGTGCAGCAATTGTTATTTTGGCAATTTTCTTCGTTACAGCAATTTTTCTATTAAGAAGAGTACACAAAAAAGAAATTTCAATTTAATAAAAAAAGAAAGAGAATTTCATGTATCGTTTTGATAGACATGAAATTCTCTTTTATATAATTAACCTTTTGTAATTGTTTCGTACATTTTTTGTGTTGCTTTATTCTTTTAAATTCTTTTATTATTGAGCTTTTATTAAAATTATGCTTTTGAAATATTTCCTGATCCAGAAACTTTTACATCACGTTTTTCAGGATTTCCGCTGTATTTAATATCTCCTGAACCAGAAACTCTTGCCGTTAAACTTTCGTTGCAATTAACGTGGCTATTTCCGGATCCTGAAACATTTACATCAACATTTTTAGATTTTAATCCGGCAGCATCAATATCACCTGAACCGGAAAGTTTTGTAGTAAAGTTATCAGCAGTTCCTTTTAAACGCACATTTCCTGAGCCACTTAAATTAAGTTCCAGAGAATTAGAATCTACGTCTAAATTAAAGTTCCCTGAACCAGATAATCTTGCCAGGAACTTATCATTTTTAATTGGATCTTTTGATTGAATATCTCCTGAACCTGACAGATTTAGTTCGGATATTTTCTCAAACGGAATCGTAAGTTCTATCTTTTTTCCCATGCTTGGGCGCAAGTTCAGATTCTTTTTAGTATAAATTTTCAACGTATTATCTTCAACTTCAACAACAATTGCTGCAACAATGTTTTCTTCTCCTTTAATGGTAATTTTGCCTTCCTTTCCAGCTACTAAATTAACATCAAAAAAGCCTGATACTTTTATAGCATCATAGTCAGATGTCGTTCTGGTTTCGGTAACTATTTTACCATTTCCCTTTATTTTTTCAGATTGTGCATTTGCCATAAAACCTACTAAAAATGCTCCAAAGATTGCTAAGTGTACTACTTTTTTCATACTTTTAAATTTTAAGTTTATTATTTTTTGATTAATGATACGTTTCCGTAATTTGAGTTTATCTGAATTTTATTTTGACCTTTTCTTTTATGATAACCACTTATATTTTTGCTGCTGCTCTTGCTTTCACTAACAGAAATTTCTAAATCATCGCCTGTTTTAATACTTCCATACTTTGTTGCAATATCAAAATCAAAAGCATAGTTTGAACTATATCCCAATGAAACATCAGAATAACCCGAATTGACATTGACATTGCCCGCTTTGTCATTTATAATGCCAACACTCAATTTACTATAAGTAATCTCTGCAGTTAAATTGCTTGAAATTTCAGAAATTTGAATAGTAAGATAATTTCCTGAGCCCGAAAATGAATTGACTTTCTGAAATTTTAAAGTTCCATAATTACAATCATATTTGATGTTCTGACTATCTCCAACAGTCAAATCGCTATAATTGGCATCAAGATTTATGTTTCCGGATTCGTTAATTTTTAAACCAGAGTAGCGTGCTTCAATATTCGAATTTTTAATATAATCAATAGCCGAACCTTGGCAGTATTCGATTTGAAGCCTGTTGTTTGATCCGTTTAATCTTCCCAGATTTACTTTACCGTATTTGCAAGTAATATCAGTAGTTGATTCTAAATTTAGAGTGGTGATATTTCCGTATTTGTTTTCGAGTTTTACAGTACCGTTTTTTGGGATTTTTATGATATAATTAATCTCAAAACTATTACTGCTTCCTCTACTTTTTAAAGAAGAGTTTCCTAAGTTCGTTACCGCAGAAACTAAT from the uncultured Flavobacterium sp. genome contains:
- a CDS encoding head GIN domain-containing protein — protein: MKKVVHLAIFGAFLVGFMANAQSEKIKGNGKIVTETRTTSDYDAIKVSGFFDVNLVAGKEGKITIKGEENIVAAIVVEVEDNTLKIYTKKNLNLRPSMGKKIELTIPFEKISELNLSGSGDIQSKDPIKNDKFLARLSGSGNFNLDVDSNSLELNLSGSGNVRLKGTADNFTTKLSGSGDIDAAGLKSKNVDVNVSGSGNSHVNCNESLTARVSGSGDIKYSGNPEKRDVKVSGSGNISKA